A genomic region of Arachis hypogaea cultivar Tifrunner chromosome 5, arahy.Tifrunner.gnm2.J5K5, whole genome shotgun sequence contains the following coding sequences:
- the LOC112800379 gene encoding light-harvesting complex-like protein 3 isotype 2, chloroplastic has product MASFSPPTHFPATTSTLTNRRNPVFLTTLSHTNNFSPFKSSLISEAATEPSPSPEQGNGSVAAVAPTTTKVPEVNPFGDPRWVGGTWDLTQFQKNGNTDWDSVIDAEASRRKWLEDNPESSSNDNPVVFDTSIIPWWAWMKRFHLPEAEQLNGRAAMIGFFMAYFVDSLTGVGLVDQTNNFFCKTLLFVAVSGVLLIRKNEDIETLKKLWEETTFYDKQWQATWQDQNSNTLKQD; this is encoded by the exons ATGGCTTCCTTTTCTCCTCCAACTcacttcccagccacaacttccACTCTCACCAACCGCCGCAATCCCGTTTTCCTCACCACTCTCTCACACACCAACAACTTCTCTCCCTTCAAGTCTTCACTTATCAGTGAAGCTGCCACTGAACCATCCCCGTCGCCGGAGCAGGGCAATGGCTCTGTTGCTGCAGTAGCGCCGACCACCACAAAGGTCCCGGAAGTGAATCCTTTTGGAGACCCAAGATGGGTTGGAGGCACGTGGGACCTCACCCAGTTTCAGAAGAATGGCAACACTGATTGGGACTCTGTTATTGATGCTG AGGCTAGTAGGAGGAAATGGCTTGAGGACAATCCGGAGTCATCCAGTAACGATAACCCTGTAGTTTTCGACACCTCCATTATACCTTGGTGGGCATGGATGAAAAGGTTCCATCTCCCAGAAGCTGAGCAACTTAATG GTCGCGCTGCAATGATAGGATTCTTTATGGCCTATTTCGTCGATAGCTTGACCGGAGTTGGCCTAGTCGACCAGACGAATAACTTCTTTTGCAAGACTCTTTTGTTCGTAGCCGTTTCCGGAGTACTTCTGATCCGAAAGAATGAGGACATTGAAACTCTTAAGAAGCTGTGGGAAGAGACTACATTCTATGACAAACAATGGCAAGCAACTTGGCAGGATCAGAACTCAAACACTCTCAAACAAGATTAA